AATAGCCTATACGCTTCGCTAATCCCCGGTTTCTGCGGCTTCCGGTAAAAGCCAAAATACCAATTTAACCAAACCACATCGCGCCAATCGGTTTTCACGCGAGTTTTCATTGGCGTGCAACTGCCGGCATCGTCCCGCAACTTTGCCCAACGCTGTAAAGTTCTAGCCGCTAACTTCCCAACCCGTTCGGCATTCGCTTTATCGTTGCAATGCAATACAGCATTGTGCAGATCAATATCCAGAGTGCCAGCGGCAAAACCCTCGTTAATGAACGCTACCGCCTTTTCTAATTTTCCAGGGTATTTGCTGACAAAATTGAGAATGTATTGGCGCGCACCATCCCGAATGCGCTGCTTTTCGTCGGTTTTTACAGGTTGTCTATGTCCTGTTGGTAATCCTGCATATACCCCAGGAATAAGACCACCGTCAGATGTCCGCGCGCTGTTAACTGCCACCAAACCTTGTCCTGAAACTTGATTTTCCTGACCAGGCCCAATGTTTCCAGCTTGCGCACTTGCAACAGGTCCGTTAACAAGTCTTCCGTCATGATCTCCGGCACCTGATGAAACGCTAGCGAGTACGTTTCCGCCCATTCTTGCGTGTTCTGGTAATGCCACATCGGCATAATTGCATGTAGCTTTCCCTTGGCTTGAGCCAGGAACGACAACTGGTAGATAGTCAGCTGTTTTTCCATTGCCAGAATTTCGTCCATCTGCTGTTCGGTCATGTCCTCCATCGTTAACTTGTCTGGAAATTTTAGCACTTGCGGCTTGTCTTGCTTGCTCATTGCTAACTCCTGGGGTATAGCGTTTAATAAAAACAGCTTCTTGAATGTGTTGCGGCAACCGTTTGATCAAAAACCATTTTTTCTTATTTTTACCACGGCTTTTTCCTTCTTTACTTTCCCATTTGCCATCGTTGGCCATACGCTCAACGGTGCTTTTGCTTTTGCAAATCGCTGCTGCGATTTCCTCGGCATCGGCATACAGGTTTTTGTCGATCTCGCTCATTCCCGTTCACCCAACAGCTTTTTCAATACCTGTTCCTGCTTGCGCAATTGGTCTTTCATGCTTTCCAGCTTGCCCAGTTGCGCTTCCAAGGCCTCTTTACCAACGCTGAGTTTTGCCCCACGCAAATCCGCCAGAAAAGCCAACACTTCATGCGTTTCCAGAGCCATTTCCAATGCGGGCAGATACTCGGCCGGAAAGCGCCAGCCTTCGCGGCTTTCCGCTGTCCAGCTGTCCAATTGATGCTTGGTGATTTCATGCCCTACCAGCTCGCTCATCCGCGCCGCTATTTGGTGTCTGGACTTGGGGCAAGCCTTGATTTGCTCGCTAATCAGGTGCCTAAATTCCATGCCAATGTCTAACGATCCAGGTTTGTTGCCACGCTCAACCGGCACGGTAAAAAAGCCGTCAAACAGATCGACAGTCAATGCATCACGCGCTTTCATGGCTATTCATTTTTGCCAGTTTGGCATTGACGCTATTACGGCGGCGTGTAGACTGTAAGGCGTGGAAACCCACCAGTTTGCGAGTGCCATCTTTCTCATAACGACTGGGCCAAATCTCCTTGGGGTGTCTATCAAGGACTTCGGCAATGCGTTTTTCACCGGCGGGTGAGCTGTTTCGTAGCGCTTTGGATAGAGATGATCCATCGCTCAGCTGGTAATGTTCAGCTAACGAGGTGATCGTATAGCCGGCCATATTCAGTGCCGCGAGAATCTGTGCAGGGTGCCAATCGGTATCGGGTGCAACCGATACCGGATTGGCTTTTTTTGGGGCTGCTGTTTGCATAACTTGTTGTCCTTTGGTGTGTTTCAAGGTGTGCTAATTAGACGCCATATTTAACGTGTTGTCAAATGCGTAAACGTTATTTTTTACATGCGGCAATTAGTTTTGCGCGCCATATCTGGTGATTTTATGAAAAACCAATTAAATCAAAAACATAGAATTGCCGCATGTGCGGCAATAGAAACTAGCTCCATGCGGCAATTCACGGGATCAATTGCCGCATGACCATCGGGAGCAGATTAAAGCAATGGAGGGCGTCAAATAAAATGAGTCAAGAGGATGCGGCCTTACTATTTGGCGTCTCTTATGGTGTGTATCAAAAGTATGAATCCGATAGGACGATCCCTGGCGGTGATGCGGTTAAGGGATTTATTGAGGCAGGCATCAATGCCAACTGGCTAATGACAGGCGAAGGCCCAATGCTGCTGGAAGATGCCAAGCAGCTGCCGCCTGAATTGCAAGCCGGCATTGACTTTGCGCTTTCTTTTGCGGGCGATGAAGAGGCCAAGCGCCGCCTCCAAGCCCGTCAAGAGGAGCAAAGCGCCAAATCAAGGCAGATCGAGGCCGATCTACAGGCCATCGAGATAGAGGAGGGCTTGCAACTGCCACAGCTGACGCGCATGAACTTTTGGTCATTGATGGCAATGGATCAGGCGTATACGCCGGTTATTCGCCTGGCGGTCAAGGAGCTGGCGGAGTTTATCCGGCAAATTGAGGCCAAATCGGCCCCGATCCCCACATCACCAGTGAATTACAAGCTGTTGCAGGATTTGATAGAGTCGCTGGAAACCGCGCTGGATGAACGCAATCTGGAATTGACGCCAGCCCGCAAGGCGGCCGTGATTCAGTTGATGTACGAGTATTGCAAGCTGGAAGATGATGTGAGTGCTCCGGCCACGGTGGAGAGATTCCTTAAATTAGTGGCGTAAATTGGCGCAAAGTCCAATAGCGGCGCGGCTTTCAAGCGTCTAAAGTGCGCCGCAACCACCAATACACGGAGATTCATCATGGCTGATCATCAGGACGTTAAGCAAAAGGACATTAAGGACAGAATAAAAGACCAATTGGAGCACTCGACTTTAAAGCCCACGCCGAAAGAGCCATCCGGCGGTATTAACATTACCATAAACGGCGACAACGTTGATTTAGGCTATGGTGTAGGCAACACCATCAACATCAACTACACCATCACCCACTACTCAGCCCCGAGTCTAGTTTTGGGGCCGTTCATATATATAGGTATAATCGTCAGCGTATCGCCTTTGTCGATATGGCGTGCAATAAAGCAAAAAGCCGGAAAAACTTTCCGCCAATTATCTCGCAAAATATCAACCAACCTCCCTAAAATGCGCCAAATAACGCGCAACCGCAAAACTAACCCAAAATCCCCTCAACCCCAGTCGTCCCGCCACTTCCGGCCAAATCCCGACAAATCCCACCTTCCGCCATATATCCCGCTTAATCACATACTCAGCAGCACACTAAACTGCTCTGCCGGTTAATCCTACTTCACAATTAGCAACCGTATTGTCGGTTGGTCACGCTCTTCAAAAAGCTGTGTTAACTGCAGAGTAATTCACTAGCATGTAGTCCTGGTGCCGGACTGAATTTGGCTCCGAGGCCTTGGGTAAGCGCACATCGACGGGTGCGATAAACGCGCGACAAGACTTGCCTTAAAGTGCTCGCCGAGTTTGGAAATAAATTTCCCCTGCTACATCATACGTATGAGAATACCAAAATCATTTTTTTAACACTCAGTTTGCCTTGCTGATAGCACGCGACCTTTGTATTAGCCAGTTTTGTCGCCATTTCCAAGCAAAAGCCGTTCCAGACATCTTGAGCGATGGATAAATCGTCAAGTTTGCTTGAACAAATAGGCAAATTTGCCGAGTACCTGCTCAGACAGGGCGCTGCAATGCCGATAAAACCCGCCGGACAAATGCTTAGTTATCCTGGTTTAATGCCAAACGCTCGGCGAGGCAGCGCAATTGCTCACTGTTGAGCGCTATATCAAACTGCTCGTCCAGCAAGTCATTTAATTGCGCCTGGCTGTCAATTGAATGGCTAATTTTCTCATCCGCGCGGCATCTTGAAAAATGGGTATTGAACAATTGTACCCAGCCTTCGGCGGTATTCCGGCAAATCAACAAATTTTGCGACAGCAGCGATTGGTCCCAGGTTGTGCATACCAAGTTGGCCGCGTCCAGGTCGCAGCGTTGCACTTTTGAGCGGTCGAAACTATACAACGCAAACCACTCGCCGTTTTGCCAGCGCTCCAATACGGTTTCTCCCGTTTCCGCTTCTTCGCGCAACCGAAACTGGTTATGATCCTGGCTTTGCGTCTGCTCGGTATTCAGGCGTAGCGGCCGATAGTGGCTAGGGCCGCCGAAGCCGGCATCGACCAGCCAGGAATCGCCTTCAGCCTCCACGATAAACGCCAAATGCAGTCGCGGTCCGCCCTCGTTACGGCCCATTCGCACTCTGGCCATAATCGGCTGATACGCAAATCCCAACTCGTCCAGCGCCTGTCCAAACAACCCGTTCAATTCGAAACAATAGCCGCCGCGTCGATTGGCGACGATCTTTTCCATCAACGCCGCCGTTTCCAACTCGGGCAGCAAGCCTAATAGCGGATTGATGTTTTCGAACGGAATAGCGCCGAGTTGCGCCTGTTGCAATTGGCTGAGCCCGGCGAGGCTAGTCTCCGGTTTGGCTATGCCGATGCGGTTTAGGTAAGCGTTAAAATCAAAACTCATGGGGTAATCTGGTACAGTGAAAAAGAGGTTAAATGGAAACGAATCGTGCGCCAGCATGATCCTGCAGGTGACAACGATAACAAATTCTTGCAATCGGTTTCAAACTGCCAGCTCGACGATTCGCGCCTCGATTGCCGTATCCCTGATGACAAGTTCGGCAACGGCTATCGGCAATTTAAATCGGCGTGGACCAGCGCTGCCGGGGTTGAGATACAGCACGCCATCAAGTTCTTGAATCGATGGTTTATGCGAATGGCCGGAGATGACGACACGAATCCCGGCCGCGACTGGATCGATGCGCAGCTCGGCCAGATCGTGAATCACGTAAAGGCACGCTTGCTCAATCGTCACAATGGCGCTAACCGGCAGTTCCTCAACCCAAGCGTCTTTATCGTTGTTACCACGTACCGCCGTAACCGGTGCCAACTCGTTCAGCCGCTGCAACACCTCCTGTTTGCCGATGTCGCCGGCGTGGATAATCCGCTCGCAGCCCTGCAACGCCGCTAGCGCCTCGGGGCGGAGTAAGCCGTGGGTGTCGGAGATGATACCGATGCGCTGAATAATTGGGGATTCGGTTTGAGTAGGCATTTTGGACTTAGTTTACGCCGGGCGTGGATGTAGTGGAATTAAACTTAAAAGCCGATTTCGATAAGCTTTGCCACCTAAGCTTAATGTGACAACTGCGGTTGCGAAGACTGTTAACGATTTCCGTGATTCTGGCTGAATTGAAAAATAATTTTTCGAGCCGTTGTCGATTTGGACGCTTCTCAAACGATTATGTGACGACAGCCTTCTTGTCTTTATAAACCAACTCGGGAGAAAACCATGAAATACATTTGCTTCGGCTACCTGGACGTCGAAAACTGGACTAGCAAGCCGGAAACCGAACAACTAGCCATGATCGATGCGTGCTTTGCCTACGATGCCGTCCTGAAGAAAAACGGCAACTGGGTAAGCGGGGAAGGGCTGCAAGGCCCCAACACCGCCGTGACCCTGCGTCACCGAGACGGCGAAGTATTCCGCACCGACGGCCCTTACGCCGAAACCAAAGAACTGTTGGGCGGACTATTGATTTTGGAAGCGACGGATACTAATCACGCCATCCAGTTAATATCCAACCATCCCGGAACGAAGATGGGGCCGTGGGAAATCCGCCCGGCCGAGGATTTATCGGCGATGATTGCTGCAAGCGAGAAGCGGCGGCAGGCGGCGGGATGAATAAAACATGCAAAAAAAACGACGGCTACCGTTTTATACGACTTAACCAAGTCATAGCTTTAAGATTCAGGGTCGGAAAGCACGGGTTTTAATTCCTCCGGCGCGTCATCGCCAATGGCTATAGGGCGATGACCGTCCCATTGCACCACGTATTGACCCAGTCGGCGCTTGCGCTCCAGGGTTTTGCTGACGGCGGATTGCAGGCTATCCAACATCGCTTGAGTGTTGGGACTGAGGGTGGGTTTTACTTGTTCGCTCATGACTGGGTCTGCTTTTGTAACAATGCAAAAAATTCTACTCACGGAGAAGAAACGTTTCAGAACGAATTTCAGAGTTAGTATCGTGGCAAGTGCCGAATTTATTGTATTTCTATGTCTTTATTAGTTTAACGACTCGACTTCTTCCGAATCGTTAAACTCAATATTTCTGTATTTCAATATTTTTTTATCAAACAATTCTATGCCATTTATATCTTCTGAAGGTAAAAATAGTTGTTTTAATTTTTTTAAGGATTTCAACGGACTTATATCGTTGACTTTTGTCCCGGATATATCCAAATCCACTAAATTTATAAACCCTGCTAACGGTGTTACATCGGTTATATTTGACGAGGAAATGTATAAACAATTTATGTTTTCCAGAGTTGGCCAGTTGTTTAGTACATCTTGATAAAGCAAATGAGTCGTAAGGATTTTTAAATTTTCTAACTTGGCAAGCGAGGTCCAGTCAGGAGTTTTAACATTAACCAATATTAACTGTTTTAGCTTTTGGCAATTGCCAAGAGCGGCAAAGCTGTCTATTGACATAGAAAGCAAAAATAATTGTTCCAAATGCTTTAACTTGGCTAGAGGTGAAGCGTCGTCTATTGATTGTTCGAGGATATAAAGTTTTTTTATTTTGGTGAGTTTGGTTAAACTTGCAAGATCAATATTTGGGCAGTTCGATAAACTCAGGCTAGTTAATGGCTTCAACGCCTTCAATGGGGATAAGTCTTTAATGCTCAGTTTTTCTAGAGTTAAGCGATTTAAAGCTTCAAAACGATCTAAGACAGTGAGGTCTGAAATGTCGATGTTTTTTAACTTCAGGTTTTTTAATGTTGAGACATTGATATGCAGCCAATCACCACTCAAGTTCGAGTTGTACAAATCTAATGACTCTATTAGTAAATTTTCTACTGGTTTTAAATCACCAATCGCTTCGCCACTTAACGATAATTCGCTGATTTTTGCCTGATGTACTAGGTGGGAAAATACGTTTCTCGAATCGAAACGGTCCGACCAAAGTAATTCGCATAGATACTGATAATCATCGCTTTCAACGAAACGGTATTGATTCTGAGTGAGATAGAATGCCCATAAATTAATCAACATCTTTTGGCGCACTTGAAATCCCAGACGTACGGCACTATCCATCACAATTTTGGCGCAGAGTAGTTGGGCAATTAAATTCGGCTGCCGGGTCAATGAACTTAATAAACCAGTAGGGAATTTTTCATGATTGGTATTTGGGAATAACAATTCCAAATATTTATCGGTTAAGCGGCTATGCTCAATTTGTTCGAAAAATAAAGCCCAGCATTCATGCCAGCGCGGTAGCTGAGTGGTTTCCCGACGGTATACCAGACAATCGCTATCAACTTGTGCCTCCTGCTTCAAGGCGTAGGCGGCAAAATATTCCAGAAAACTTAAGTGAGTAAATCCGTATTGTTCGACACCTTGTTGATTGAAACCGCGCGGGATGAACAAGCCGCTCCGCTCGGCAAGATAGCGGAGGACGAAATCGATTTCTTCGGGTATTTGCGATGCTGGCATGCCTCGGCTTTGTAACTCCTCCTTAAGTAGAGTTTCAATGTCCGGTTTTTCGATCAACAAGGCCTGATCGTCTTCACCTCGCTTATCCTGTAGTTGTAGCGCCAGTTTACCCAGCCATTCCGACAAATCCAGATAGTCGTAATTGAATTCCCGGCCCAAAAATTTAAGTCCTCTGGCTCTATCCAAACCGGTTAAATAGGTTTCGGCTATGCGTTGGTAAAGCTCAGCACGGCCATCCGGCAAACGACCACGGCGGGAATGAATGAAGCAAATCATGTTCAGCAACACCGGTATCCGAGCCAAGCGCCCCAAACCGTCATTAGCTTCTATCCGCTTTTGTAGATCATTTATCCTCTGGGGTAAGGCGTGGTCAGCGCTGAGATATTGCCGATACCAGTTTTCGATGAACAGGCGAGTTTGCGGTAAATCGAAAGGGGCCAAATAAAAAACCGGTAATTCGAAAAAATGCGTATTTCGAACATGAATTGTTTTGGCGAAATATTGTAGTTTTTTCTCCGGGATTGTTTTTTTAGTTAATTCGAATGCTTTTAGAAGCATATCTGCCTCTGTCGCATCTAGTTGAATTTGTGTGTTTTGTATTTCAATAGCACTATCAATATACGCAGGGACATAACGCTTGACTTTCTGACCAAACCATTCCAATTGGTCGAAGCCCAACAAGCGGGATGTCATCATAAACACACACCGGGGGAAGCGGTTTATGCCGTCCAAAACCGCCTTACCTAAATACGTTCTGGATTTTTCTTCCGTGACTTCGTCCAAGCCATCAATTAATAAGAAAGCCTGTCCGCTTTCGAAAAGCTGGCTGATCAATGCCACTTGCTCTTGCAAAGGGGCGGCGAGGTGGTCGAGGTGCTTGTTCAGAAACACTTGCCAAAGCGTGTCCCAATCGCGAACTTGGCTAAGCGGTAAGTCGCGCAATACCAGCAAAAAAGGCACCCGCTCGCCAAGCTGCATTTTAGTGAGGTTTTCGCCGCTGTAGCTAAACGCCAGCATCAACCAACTTAGTAGAGTGGACTTACCCGCACCGGGGTCGCCAAGCAGAAACATCCTAGGGTTTTGTTTGAGAACCTCTACTGCGTCCAGCCAATGTTGGTTTTGGCCTTGCACTTCCATGTTAATCAGTTGTTCCGGATCATAGTGGCGCTCGCCCAGATGTGGCGGCACAAACAGGTTACGCAAGTAGGCAGGTGCGGTTTTTGTGTCTGGACGGTCTTCATCATCCAGTGCCAAACCGAAGTTATTGGCGACCATGAAATGCCGCTGCAAGTTTTGAAAATAGCTCAGTAAGGCATGGTTATTTTTTATATCGATAAATGCGCCGGTATCCGGTTCTTGAATGGGGGTTAGGGTTTGGGATGTTGAAAGTAGCATGACTATAGATTGAGAAAGGGCTTGATTTCGGCTTCGATAACAGTGCCCAAATCGATCAGTAGTCGATGCAGACGAAACACATGGCTATCGCTGGGATTGACCGGCAAATCCGCTGTACCGTTAAAAGATGGAACGAGGCTACGCATTGGTTCGTAAATAGGATCGGGTGTAGCTCCCAATGCTGGCGTTGGGTAATTGGCGTATCCAATCAGGGTACTGATATATGTCGGGTTTTTTGCCAGTTGCTCATTTAAGCTTCGATGAAAGGTGTAAATAATCGCAGTGACTGTTAAAAGCCCGTATTCGACTTTTAAGCCTTTTGATATTAACGCACTCGGTGTCGTAGTCGGCGCTATGACCGGCATTTTAGGTAGCTTTCTGAGCACGGTTGCCAAACGGTTTGCCAAGGCTTTGATCTTGCGAGGATTAGCGGGCAGGCAATCGTAATTGTCCAGGATTCTTTTCAGTTCGTCGCGATGCGTTCTTTGTTGTTGGGGAGTACCGGATAAATCCAGGTTTTTAAGCAGATCATATAGATATGCCGACTTTTGCAGCTTATCGGGTATGGGCAGATGATAAATATCCTGGCAAATTTTTTCCAAGTATTCTCTTGCATGATGATCGCCATCGTTGGAGCCGTCTTTTAAATTTAAGGCTTTGCGTAGTGAGTTTTCTATCTGGCGTTGATCCATACCGAATATGACGACGCAGTTCCGTAGGTTTAAATAGACCTTGATGCCTTCCAGCAGCTTCAATGCTGTGTCAGGCATACAGCGGTCGAGGTCGTCGATGAAAATCACTAGCTTGCGATCAGGATTATTCTTATCTTTACCCAACGCTTGATCGATAGCTTCTTCCAATAATTGACTTAGATGTTGGCTAGCAAGTTTGTTGTGGTAATTGTCTTTTTCCCATTGCGCTGCTATCTCGGGGATTTTGCTTAGGGCTGGACTCATCACGCCACCGCTGGCTGCCTTCAACGTTTCATCGAATGCGCCCAAAATTCCAGTCAGGGTTATCGTGCTCAACTTTTCGGCATTGTTTCGGAATTTATTCCAAGCTCCGAGTTTTGTGCGAATTTCATGTAATAACGCAACAATTGGTAGCGCTTCGTTCTGGTGTCGCCAAGCTTCGAACCACACCGGCGTAATATCCTGTTTTGGCTTTTTTATATCGCTAGGTAAGACGCCAGTCAGCTCTTTATGTAATTGAAGTAAGGCGCTGGTTTTACCACTGCCCCAGTAACCGTTTATCGCAATGCCCTTTGGCGCATCGCAGGTTTTGATAACGTCCGCGATTTGCCGAATAAATTCGCCTTGACCAAACGCATCGATATGAATAGGGGCATCGTTATGGCTAAGTTTTGACATCTCGCAAAATTCTCTGAGTTTGGCAGCAGGAGTATAGCACCGGCTCTTTTATCTGAGATTTGTGTTTGTGTTGGGATAACCTTCCGACCAGAGTGTCATATTCCGTTATTAGTTGTGTCCTGGTCATTGAAAGGAGACAAGAGAGTTTTATTCATTCCAACACGCTGCGTTGGAATGCTTGGTTTGCCCGTGATACGGCTATCATCTTCTACCGCAACGCAGTGCTTTTCCTGTTACCACGCAGAGAGTGCTCACAGGAGTGTGTTCACTCATTTCGGCTCACATCCAACTCCCGCTGCCAAACCACCATCCATTCCTCCAAAACCGCATACTGCTTTTTGGTGACGATGGCTTGCACGATGCCGTCGTTGAGGTCCAGGTAGTCGTGCACCAGCACGTTGCGGAAGCCTAGGATTTTCATCAATTCGGCATGCTGATCGGCCGGTAAATCGCCGTGGCTTTTTAATTCGTCCAACGCTTCCCGTGATTGGCTGACTGTCAGTTGGTATTTTTGCTGGACGAAATAACGCGCCATGCCGATGAAGGCTTCGATATAAACTTGTAGTGCGCGCTGTATCGCCAGTAGGTCGCGTTCGGTCCAGGTATGCGTATTTTCTTGGCCGTATTCGTTTAGGATGCGCAGCATTTTGTGGCGATGGCGCATTAGCGCCTGTTCATAGGCAATATCTCTCATAATCCTTTTCCCATTTCGACCAGATGCTTTGCTCGACACGTCTGACGTGCGCTACATTGCGGTCGTACCATTTGACAGCCGATTGCAAGATGCCGACTTGCAGCAAGACCGGCGCGGTTTCCAGATCGACGATACTGATTTGATTGTAGCGTCTTAACTCGCGTTCGACTTCGGCTTCCAGCATTTGCGGACGCACCGCGCGTTCCAGCGGATCGGTCTCGAAATCGCTGAAAATCACCGCGATGTCCCAGTCGCTGTCGGGTCGCGCGGTATTCTTGGCGCGGGAGCCGTATAGATAAATTGCATCGACTGCGGCATGCGCCAAAATTGCTTGAGTTATTTCCGCTTGCAGATCGTTCATGTTGTCAGCGGAGATTCACGAAAAAAATGCTGCCAATAGCGCCCGGTATGCGAAGCCTTATGCTTTGACGTGTGTTTTGCCATCAACATGACGCCGCTGCTGCTTTCCGGGCCCAATAGACTATCTCGTCGGCAGTCCTAATCGTATCCAGATTATGTTCGATGATGATCACGGTGTTATTCGTCGACTAAAAGGAATTAATTTACCCAATTTTCAACCCATAGGTCTGGAACTCTGAGAAATTCGCGTTCGTTGTTGGTCACCAATATCCAGTCTAATGATCGGGCATGGGCAGCCAGCCATAAATCGCGGCGTGCTGGTTAGTTATCAATAATCGTCAGGCAGCCGCGCCACCAACTCGTCCCAACTAATCACAATATCCGGCAGAATGCCGAATTGGGTTTCACCTTCCAATCGATAAAGCTCCGGCTTACCGTATTCGCCGTTTTGCAGGCGATAGATGGTCAGCATACGGTCGATGGGGTGGACCAGCCAATATTCGCGGACGCCGGCGCGTTGGTACAGGTCGCGCTTTTTGATCTGGTCGTGGCTGGCGGTAGACGGCGTCAATACTTCCACTACCCAATCCGGCGCGCCGCGTACACCGCGTTTGTCCAGTTTGGTGGGGTCGCAAACGACTAATACATCGGGTTGAACGACGCTGGCTATCAGTTCATCGGCTTCGTCACGCTTTGGCAG
The window above is part of the Methylomonas sp. ZR1 genome. Proteins encoded here:
- a CDS encoding NACHT domain-containing protein; this translates as MLLSTSQTLTPIQEPDTGAFIDIKNNHALLSYFQNLQRHFMVANNFGLALDDEDRPDTKTAPAYLRNLFVPPHLGERHYDPEQLINMEVQGQNQHWLDAVEVLKQNPRMFLLGDPGAGKSTLLSWLMLAFSYSGENLTKMQLGERVPFLLVLRDLPLSQVRDWDTLWQVFLNKHLDHLAAPLQEQVALISQLFESGQAFLLIDGLDEVTEEKSRTYLGKAVLDGINRFPRCVFMMTSRLLGFDQLEWFGQKVKRYVPAYIDSAIEIQNTQIQLDATEADMLLKAFELTKKTIPEKKLQYFAKTIHVRNTHFFELPVFYLAPFDLPQTRLFIENWYRQYLSADHALPQRINDLQKRIEANDGLGRLARIPVLLNMICFIHSRRGRLPDGRAELYQRIAETYLTGLDRARGLKFLGREFNYDYLDLSEWLGKLALQLQDKRGEDDQALLIEKPDIETLLKEELQSRGMPASQIPEEIDFVLRYLAERSGLFIPRGFNQQGVEQYGFTHLSFLEYFAAYALKQEAQVDSDCLVYRRETTQLPRWHECWALFFEQIEHSRLTDKYLELLFPNTNHEKFPTGLLSSLTRQPNLIAQLLCAKIVMDSAVRLGFQVRQKMLINLWAFYLTQNQYRFVESDDYQYLCELLWSDRFDSRNVFSHLVHQAKISELSLSGEAIGDLKPVENLLIESLDLYNSNLSGDWLHINVSTLKNLKLKNIDISDLTVLDRFEALNRLTLEKLSIKDLSPLKALKPLTSLSLSNCPNIDLASLTKLTKIKKLYILEQSIDDASPLAKLKHLEQLFLLSMSIDSFAALGNCQKLKQLILVNVKTPDWTSLAKLENLKILTTHLLYQDVLNNWPTLENINCLYISSSNITDVTPLAGFINLVDLDISGTKVNDISPLKSLKKLKQLFLPSEDINGIELFDKKILKYRNIEFNDSEEVESLN
- a CDS encoding YciI family protein; amino-acid sequence: MKYICFGYLDVENWTSKPETEQLAMIDACFAYDAVLKKNGNWVSGEGLQGPNTAVTLRHRDGEVFRTDGPYAETKELLGGLLILEATDTNHAIQLISNHPGTKMGPWEIRPAEDLSAMIAASEKRRQAAG
- a CDS encoding helix-turn-helix domain-containing protein codes for the protein MQTAAPKKANPVSVAPDTDWHPAQILAALNMAGYTITSLAEHYQLSDGSSLSKALRNSSPAGEKRIAEVLDRHPKEIWPSRYEKDGTRKLVGFHALQSTRRRNSVNAKLAKMNSHESA
- a CDS encoding arylamine N-acetyltransferase translates to MSFDFNAYLNRIGIAKPETSLAGLSQLQQAQLGAIPFENINPLLGLLPELETAALMEKIVANRRGGYCFELNGLFGQALDELGFAYQPIMARVRMGRNEGGPRLHLAFIVEAEGDSWLVDAGFGGPSHYRPLRLNTEQTQSQDHNQFRLREEAETGETVLERWQNGEWFALYSFDRSKVQRCDLDAANLVCTTWDQSLLSQNLLICRNTAEGWVQLFNTHFSRCRADEKISHSIDSQAQLNDLLDEQFDIALNSEQLRCLAERLALNQDN
- a CDS encoding nucleotidyltransferase domain-containing protein; this translates as MNDLQAEITQAILAHAAVDAIYLYGSRAKNTARPDSDWDIAVIFSDFETDPLERAVRPQMLEAEVERELRRYNQISIVDLETAPVLLQVGILQSAVKWYDRNVAHVRRVEQSIWSKWEKDYERYCL
- a CDS encoding P-loop NTPase fold protein, with protein sequence MSKLSHNDAPIHIDAFGQGEFIRQIADVIKTCDAPKGIAINGYWGSGKTSALLQLHKELTGVLPSDIKKPKQDITPVWFEAWRHQNEALPIVALLHEIRTKLGAWNKFRNNAEKLSTITLTGILGAFDETLKAASGGVMSPALSKIPEIAAQWEKDNYHNKLASQHLSQLLEEAIDQALGKDKNNPDRKLVIFIDDLDRCMPDTALKLLEGIKVYLNLRNCVVIFGMDQRQIENSLRKALNLKDGSNDGDHHAREYLEKICQDIYHLPIPDKLQKSAYLYDLLKNLDLSGTPQQQRTHRDELKRILDNYDCLPANPRKIKALANRLATVLRKLPKMPVIAPTTTPSALISKGLKVEYGLLTVTAIIYTFHRSLNEQLAKNPTYISTLIGYANYPTPALGATPDPIYEPMRSLVPSFNGTADLPVNPSDSHVFRLHRLLIDLGTVIEAEIKPFLNL
- a CDS encoding DUF86 domain-containing protein; translated protein: MRDIAYEQALMRHRHKMLRILNEYGQENTHTWTERDLLAIQRALQVYIEAFIGMARYFVQQKYQLTVSQSREALDELKSHGDLPADQHAELMKILGFRNVLVHDYLDLNDGIVQAIVTKKQYAVLEEWMVVWQRELDVSRNE
- a CDS encoding Uma2 family endonuclease, with translation MGLALKDRQRHTYGDYLQWPDDLRYELIDGDAYLMPPTPDLAHQDVAGEIYCQAANALQGKPCRIFIGPVDVRLPKRDEADELIASVVQPDVLVVCDPTKLDKRGVRGAPDWVVEVLTPSTASHDQIKKRDLYQRAGVREYWLVHPIDRMLTIYRLQNGEYGKPELYRLEGETQFGILPDIVISWDELVARLPDDY
- a CDS encoding metallophosphoesterase family protein, coding for MPTQTESPIIQRIGIISDTHGLLRPEALAALQGCERIIHAGDIGKQEVLQRLNELAPVTAVRGNNDKDAWVEELPVSAIVTIEQACLYVIHDLAELRIDPVAAGIRVVISGHSHKPSIQELDGVLYLNPGSAGPRRFKLPIAVAELVIRDTAIEARIVELAV
- a CDS encoding helix-turn-helix domain-containing protein gives rise to the protein MTIGSRLKQWRASNKMSQEDAALLFGVSYGVYQKYESDRTIPGGDAVKGFIEAGINANWLMTGEGPMLLEDAKQLPPELQAGIDFALSFAGDEEAKRRLQARQEEQSAKSRQIEADLQAIEIEEGLQLPQLTRMNFWSLMAMDQAYTPVIRLAVKELAEFIRQIEAKSAPIPTSPVNYKLLQDLIESLETALDERNLELTPARKAAVIQLMYEYCKLEDDVSAPATVERFLKLVA